A window of the Nibribacter ruber genome harbors these coding sequences:
- a CDS encoding alkaline phosphatase family protein, whose protein sequence is MKRHSSWASAFQWNLLIGLALLLLGGCQKKATAVLPTSSHTYQTKHVVILMIDGVRFSDTWGDSTHALIPNMARQMAPQGVFHPEFYNQGKTLTNPGHVAVTTGHYQNLKNNGTEIPAYPSLFHYYRLHTRAPATQTWIITSKDKLEILAKTESTDSAAQFPPSTNSGNNGLGTSYREDAVTVRKAKEIMGQHHPKLVLINLKEPDSQGHAGNWEGYLKAIQQSDQYAYDLWQWLQQDSVYKGTTSLLITNDHGRHTGKRFNEHGDDCEGCRHISLLMLGPDVKAGFRPTKARSQVDLAATVAELLHFPIPKRDGEPMLELLNKKAKPE, encoded by the coding sequence ATGAAACGGCATTCCTCCTGGGCCTCTGCGTTCCAATGGAACCTCCTGATTGGGCTAGCATTATTACTTTTGGGCGGCTGCCAGAAAAAAGCAACTGCCGTCTTGCCAACGTCTAGTCACACCTACCAGACCAAGCATGTGGTAATTCTGATGATTGATGGAGTGCGCTTCTCTGACACCTGGGGTGACTCTACGCACGCGCTTATCCCCAACATGGCTAGGCAGATGGCGCCGCAGGGCGTGTTTCATCCAGAATTCTACAACCAAGGCAAAACGCTAACCAACCCCGGGCACGTGGCCGTGACCACCGGTCATTACCAAAACCTCAAGAACAACGGCACGGAGATTCCAGCATACCCTTCTCTGTTTCATTATTACCGGCTGCACACCAGGGCGCCCGCCACCCAAACCTGGATCATTACCAGCAAAGACAAACTAGAGATTCTGGCTAAAACTGAGTCTACTGATTCCGCAGCGCAGTTCCCTCCCTCTACCAATTCTGGGAACAACGGACTGGGTACCAGTTACAGAGAAGATGCCGTGACCGTGCGCAAGGCGAAGGAGATAATGGGACAGCATCACCCCAAGCTGGTGCTCATCAATTTAAAGGAGCCAGACAGCCAGGGCCATGCCGGCAACTGGGAAGGATATTTGAAGGCCATCCAGCAGAGTGACCAATATGCCTATGACTTATGGCAGTGGCTGCAGCAGGATTCTGTGTACAAAGGCACTACCTCTCTGCTCATCACCAATGACCACGGCCGGCATACGGGAAAGCGGTTCAATGAGCACGGAGATGATTGCGAAGGCTGCCGCCACATCAGTCTGCTCATGCTGGGGCCCGATGTAAAAGCGGGTTTCAGGCCCACCAAAGCTCGCTCACAGGTTGACCTAGCTGCCACCGTGGCAGAACTTCTCCACTTCCCCATTCCCAAACGGGACGGAGAACCCATGCTAGAATTACTGAACAAGAAGGCTAAACCGGAGTAA
- a CDS encoding exo-beta-N-acetylmuramidase NamZ family protein, translating into MKKIGFSMALRLFLGVTVLLSGAELSFGQQVSLTSSKRVILGVERLFTPEFLPLLQGKRVAVLTNHTGVLPDKSHLVDALFARKDVKLVKLFSPEHGIRGEEDNHVADAKDPKTCLPIISLYGKLRKPTPAMLQDVDVLLFDIQDVGARYYTYIATMTALLEAAAENNKLLLVLDRPNPITGLQTGGNVGTNAMQPVISPNYLPIVHGMTVGELANMFNGQRAVKGLPTANLKVIPLQHYTRTQWFDQTALPWIKPSPNMINLTTATVYPATCILEGTNVSEGRGTMQPFERIGAPWINGEHLAKQLNSYQLPGVTFKPVQFTPDSVVDGIRIYPPKFVGQVCQGAEMVVTDRNAFAAANATAYIIHALYTLYPNQLEWKNSRLDGLWKTDTVRKRLKAGEHPKAIIADWEKELAYFRKVRAQYLLYP; encoded by the coding sequence ATGAAGAAAATTGGTTTCTCTATGGCCTTACGCCTGTTTCTAGGTGTAACGGTCCTTCTCTCTGGCGCAGAGCTTTCCTTTGGTCAACAGGTTTCCCTAACTTCCTCAAAACGGGTGATCCTGGGGGTGGAACGGCTTTTCACGCCTGAGTTTCTGCCGCTGCTGCAAGGCAAGCGGGTAGCCGTGCTCACCAACCACACCGGGGTGTTGCCAGATAAAAGCCATTTGGTTGATGCGCTATTCGCCCGAAAGGACGTGAAACTGGTCAAACTCTTCAGCCCCGAACACGGCATACGTGGCGAGGAAGACAACCATGTGGCAGACGCCAAAGATCCTAAGACCTGTCTGCCCATCATCTCTTTGTACGGCAAACTCAGAAAGCCTACTCCCGCTATGTTACAAGACGTGGACGTGTTACTCTTTGACATCCAGGACGTAGGCGCACGATACTATACCTACATCGCCACCATGACCGCCCTGCTGGAAGCCGCCGCCGAGAACAACAAACTCCTCTTGGTGCTGGATCGGCCTAACCCTATTACCGGGTTACAAACCGGCGGAAACGTGGGCACCAACGCGATGCAGCCCGTGATAAGCCCCAACTACCTGCCCATTGTGCACGGCATGACGGTGGGCGAACTGGCCAACATGTTCAACGGCCAGCGCGCGGTGAAAGGACTGCCCACCGCTAATTTAAAGGTGATTCCGCTGCAGCACTATACCCGTACCCAGTGGTTTGACCAGACGGCCCTACCCTGGATCAAACCATCGCCTAACATGATCAACCTCACCACGGCCACTGTTTATCCTGCCACTTGCATTCTGGAAGGAACCAACGTGTCTGAAGGCCGGGGAACCATGCAGCCGTTTGAACGCATCGGGGCGCCCTGGATCAACGGCGAGCACCTAGCCAAACAACTCAACAGCTACCAATTACCGGGCGTTACGTTTAAACCCGTTCAGTTCACCCCAGACAGTGTGGTAGATGGCATCAGGATTTATCCGCCTAAGTTTGTAGGCCAGGTATGCCAAGGCGCCGAAATGGTGGTGACGGACAGAAATGCCTTTGCCGCCGCCAATGCCACGGCTTATATCATTCATGCGCTGTACACGCTCTACCCCAACCAACTGGAATGGAAGAACAGCCGCCTGGACGGCCTCTGGAAAACAGACACCGTCCGGAAACGACTGAAAGCCGGGGAGCACCCCAAAGCCATCATAGCTGATTGGGAAAAAGAGCTGGCGTATTTCAGAAAGGTGCGGGCCCAGTACCTGCTCTACCCATAA
- a CDS encoding glycoside hydrolase family 3 protein, translated as MHHTVVFKPTPIEPEDTIQYPNALITALNRKNKWVDSVFKRLTPDERITQLMMIEVFSNQGPKHEQDVLNLIRRYKVGGIVLFQGGPVRQAKLTNKLQAASKVPLLIGMDAENGIGMRMDSAMQYPLPMLLGAINNDSLIYRMGAEMAYEFKRLGMHLNFAPVVDVNNNPQNPIISYRSFGENKEDVSSKSLAQMLGMQDNGIIATAKHFPGHGDTDVDSHYDLPVIPYGRDRLDSLELYPFRHLIQSGVGGMMVGHIHMPKLDSTANLPASLSKPIVTGLLRKELDFAGLIFTDAMVMKGVTKYFKPGEAEVMALEAGNDVLERLVSVPKALAAIKKAIREGRLSQKEIDRRCKKVLAAKHWVGLNHYQPVPLDSLYQDLHKSRAHETLRRLAEGSLTLLKNKKHQIPVENRKRRSIASLAVGASSTTVFQKRIKNHLTVKEFFLPRKSNVKYIKKLRKELLKYDLILLSIYGPSIRPSNSLGLGPEERALINELSRKKRSVVVLFDNAYILDHFPDIHQATSILVGYQQLPAIQAAAASLVVGNLEPAGKLPVTVNKHFRYGDGL; from the coding sequence GTGCACCATACCGTAGTGTTCAAACCCACGCCCATTGAGCCCGAGGACACCATTCAATACCCCAACGCCCTCATCACGGCCCTCAATAGAAAGAACAAGTGGGTAGACTCGGTGTTTAAGCGCCTCACGCCAGATGAACGCATCACGCAACTCATGATGATTGAGGTCTTTTCCAACCAGGGCCCCAAGCATGAGCAAGATGTTCTAAACCTGATCAGGCGCTACAAAGTGGGCGGCATTGTGCTGTTTCAGGGAGGACCAGTGCGCCAGGCTAAACTCACCAACAAATTACAGGCAGCCTCCAAAGTACCCCTGCTCATTGGCATGGACGCCGAAAACGGCATTGGCATGCGCATGGACAGCGCCATGCAGTACCCGCTGCCCATGTTGTTAGGCGCCATCAACAATGACAGCTTGATCTACCGCATGGGCGCCGAGATGGCCTATGAGTTCAAGCGGCTGGGCATGCACCTGAACTTCGCGCCGGTAGTGGACGTCAACAACAACCCCCAGAATCCTATTATCTCGTACAGGTCCTTCGGGGAGAACAAAGAAGACGTGAGTTCCAAGAGTCTGGCGCAGATGCTGGGCATGCAGGACAACGGCATCATTGCCACCGCCAAGCACTTCCCCGGCCACGGCGACACTGATGTAGACTCGCATTATGACTTGCCCGTCATCCCCTACGGCCGTGACCGTCTGGACTCCCTGGAGCTGTATCCCTTCAGGCATTTGATCCAGAGCGGGGTGGGCGGCATGATGGTGGGTCACATTCACATGCCCAAACTGGACAGCACCGCCAACCTGCCGGCTTCTTTGTCCAAGCCCATTGTGACCGGTTTGTTGCGCAAGGAGTTAGATTTTGCCGGCCTCATTTTCACAGATGCCATGGTCATGAAGGGCGTGACCAAATACTTTAAGCCCGGCGAGGCCGAAGTCATGGCCCTGGAAGCCGGTAACGATGTACTGGAACGTCTGGTGAGCGTGCCCAAGGCCCTGGCAGCCATCAAAAAAGCCATTAGGGAAGGAAGACTAAGCCAGAAAGAAATAGACCGCCGCTGCAAGAAAGTGCTGGCCGCCAAACACTGGGTGGGCTTGAATCATTACCAGCCGGTACCCTTAGACAGCCTGTACCAAGACCTGCACAAGTCACGGGCCCATGAAACCCTACGCCGCCTGGCCGAAGGCTCTTTGACGCTGCTCAAGAACAAGAAACACCAGATACCGGTTGAAAACAGAAAACGCCGTTCCATTGCCAGTCTGGCGGTAGGCGCCTCTTCCACCACCGTGTTCCAGAAACGCATTAAAAACCACCTCACGGTCAAGGAATTCTTCCTGCCGCGCAAGAGCAACGTCAAGTACATCAAGAAACTCAGGAAAGAATTGCTCAAGTATGATTTGATTTTGCTCAGCATATACGGGCCCAGCATACGGCCCAGCAACAGCCTGGGCTTGGGGCCAGAGGAAAGGGCGCTCATCAATGAACTGTCCAGAAAAAAGCGCAGCGTGGTGGTTTTGTTTGACAACGCCTACATTCTGGACCATTTCCCAGACATTCACCAGGCCACGTCCATTCTGGTGGGCTACCAGCAGTTGCCGGCCATACAGGCAGCAGCGGCCTCTTTGGTAGTGGGCAATCTGGAGCCGGCCGGCAAACTGCCCGTGACTGTGAATAAGCACTTCAGGTACGGTGATGGCCTTTAG
- a CDS encoding dienelactone hydrolase family protein yields the protein MKTLFTFFLLTLLMSTTLQAQKIKTQLVEYKDGQTTLEGYLAYDPALKGKRPAVLVVHEWTGINDYTKKRCDELAKMGYVAFAADIYGKGVRPASPEAAGAESGKYKSNLPLLRSRINAALDHVQKMANVDTKKIAAIGYCFGGTTVLELARSGADVAGVVSFHGGLGTPNPSDAKNIMAKLLVAHGAIDPYVPQTEVEGFFKEMNEAKVDYQFIAYSNAVHSFTNPASGNDNSKGAAYNATADRRSWEAMKQFFAEIFK from the coding sequence ATGAAAACATTATTCACTTTTTTCCTCCTCACATTGCTAATGAGCACCACCCTGCAGGCCCAGAAGATTAAAACGCAGCTTGTTGAATACAAAGACGGACAAACCACCTTGGAAGGCTATCTGGCCTATGATCCGGCCCTGAAAGGCAAACGCCCGGCCGTGCTGGTGGTACATGAGTGGACGGGCATCAATGACTACACCAAAAAGCGCTGCGATGAACTGGCCAAGATGGGCTACGTGGCCTTTGCCGCGGATATTTACGGCAAAGGCGTACGGCCCGCCTCCCCCGAAGCCGCCGGGGCAGAGTCTGGCAAGTACAAAAGCAACCTGCCCCTGCTGCGTTCCAGAATCAACGCCGCCCTGGACCATGTGCAGAAAATGGCCAACGTAGACACTAAAAAGATTGCTGCCATTGGCTACTGCTTCGGAGGAACCACGGTGCTGGAACTGGCCAGAAGCGGCGCCGATGTGGCAGGCGTTGTGAGTTTCCATGGCGGCTTGGGCACGCCCAACCCCTCTGATGCCAAGAACATCATGGCCAAGCTACTGGTGGCCCACGGCGCCATTGACCCGTACGTGCCCCAAACCGAGGTGGAAGGCTTCTTCAAAGAAATGAACGAGGCCAAGGTAGACTACCAGTTCATAGCCTACAGCAACGCCGTGCACTCCTTCACTAACCCTGCCTCTGGCAATGACAACAGCAAAGGCGCCGCCTACAACGCCACCGCAGACAGAAGGTCCTGGGAGGCCATGAAACAGTTCTTCGCCGAGATTTTCAAGTAA
- a CDS encoding DUF2059 domain-containing protein yields MRTSFFWGLLLLLVTASGSAMAQTQSSHYKAAETLLLTMDTPKTIDTNLQQMLTMQMEQMPAMKEAEIEVRSFFAKYMSWDAIKEDMVKLYMEEFTEKELKDMTAFFKTPTGKKLAAKQSTLTMRSAQLGQSKIQPHLMELEQILRSKLKDN; encoded by the coding sequence ATGAGAACATCTTTCTTTTGGGGGCTTCTTCTGCTGTTGGTGACAGCAAGCGGCAGCGCCATGGCGCAAACCCAAAGCAGCCACTACAAAGCCGCCGAAACCCTGCTCCTCACCATGGACACGCCCAAAACCATAGACACCAACCTGCAGCAGATGCTCACCATGCAAATGGAACAGATGCCCGCCATGAAGGAAGCCGAAATTGAGGTCCGTTCCTTTTTTGCCAAATACATGAGCTGGGACGCCATCAAGGAAGACATGGTGAAACTGTACATGGAGGAATTCACTGAGAAGGAACTCAAAGACATGACTGCTTTCTTCAAGACGCCCACCGGCAAAAAACTGGCCGCCAAGCAGAGCACCCTCACCATGCGCAGCGCTCAACTGGGACAGTCCAAGATTCAGCCGCACCTGATGGAATTAGAGCAGATTCTCAGAAGCAAACTAAAGGACAATTAA
- a CDS encoding NUDIX domain-containing protein produces MKITKKETAYKGHYQLQIYTVKDGQEEFKREVFQTGTAAAALVFNTRQQKFILAKQFRPAVEQELVEVVAGMLDSPDEKPEDAITREIEEEIGFAVDKLEFIASFYPSPGACSERIVLFYAEVSHQVSEGGGKDDEHESIQSVSYSPQELADAEFMDGKTFMAVQWAEMNVLPNLTKK; encoded by the coding sequence ATGAAAATCACCAAGAAAGAAACCGCTTATAAAGGCCATTACCAGCTGCAAATCTACACGGTCAAAGACGGCCAGGAAGAGTTCAAGCGCGAGGTCTTCCAAACAGGCACCGCCGCTGCCGCGCTCGTTTTCAATACCCGGCAACAAAAATTCATTCTGGCCAAGCAGTTCAGGCCCGCCGTGGAGCAAGAATTGGTAGAAGTGGTTGCCGGTATGCTGGATAGCCCAGATGAAAAGCCCGAAGACGCCATCACCCGCGAGATTGAGGAAGAAATTGGCTTTGCCGTGGACAAGCTGGAGTTCATTGCTTCCTTTTACCCATCGCCGGGGGCGTGCTCAGAGCGGATCGTGCTCTTCTACGCCGAGGTAAGCCATCAAGTGAGCGAAGGTGGCGGCAAAGACGATGAGCATGAAAGCATTCAATCTGTTTCCTATTCGCCCCAAGAGCTGGCTGACGCCGAGTTTATGGATGGCAAAACCTTCATGGCCGTGCAGTGGGCCGAGATGAACGTGCTGCCCAACCTTACCAAGAAGTAG
- a CDS encoding glycosyltransferase family 2 protein, which yields MSKTVSPKISVVIPLYNKGAYIAATLQSVLRQTFPSFEVIIVDDGSTDQGPAVVETFQDSRLRIVHQSNLGVSAARNQGIRLAQAPYIAFLDADDFWQPTYLEEMLRFIERYPACGLYVSAHQVAEKHQVLDPPKDLPEGVLPDYFHAELTYKITRLSSTVVPRQICEEVGGFPVGMVSGEDSYFCGRIAIAHPVAFLTKPLVIYNQQYSGLQDRSFKGDTCAEDWCDLYQPGAFYQNELVAVKALKAGIRLAMTLNRSQSRAIEKRTRYTALFQKKWRYLYFLNRVPAPFILLYKKIKPLLAN from the coding sequence ATGAGCAAAACCGTGAGCCCGAAGATCAGTGTGGTGATTCCGCTTTACAACAAAGGGGCGTACATTGCGGCTACGCTTCAGTCTGTGCTGCGCCAGACCTTCCCCAGCTTTGAGGTCATCATTGTAGACGATGGGTCCACAGACCAAGGACCGGCGGTGGTAGAAACCTTCCAGGATTCCCGCTTACGCATTGTGCATCAGTCCAACCTTGGCGTGTCTGCTGCCCGCAACCAGGGCATACGGCTGGCGCAGGCTCCCTACATTGCCTTCCTGGACGCCGATGACTTCTGGCAGCCTACTTATTTAGAAGAAATGCTCCGGTTCATAGAACGATATCCGGCCTGTGGATTGTACGTTTCGGCTCATCAGGTGGCAGAGAAGCACCAGGTGCTGGACCCTCCTAAAGATTTGCCGGAAGGTGTTTTGCCAGATTATTTTCATGCCGAGCTCACCTACAAGATTACCCGGCTTTCATCTACCGTGGTGCCCCGCCAAATTTGTGAAGAGGTAGGGGGCTTTCCTGTGGGTATGGTGAGCGGGGAGGACAGTTATTTCTGCGGAAGGATAGCCATAGCCCACCCAGTGGCCTTTTTGACGAAGCCATTGGTCATCTATAACCAGCAGTACAGCGGCCTCCAGGACCGGTCCTTTAAAGGAGACACGTGCGCAGAAGATTGGTGTGACCTGTACCAGCCCGGGGCGTTTTACCAGAACGAGTTAGTAGCTGTCAAGGCCCTTAAGGCTGGTATTAGACTGGCCATGACGTTAAACAGAAGTCAAAGCAGAGCCATTGAGAAGAGAACCAGGTACACTGCCCTTTTCCAGAAGAAGTGGCGCTATCTCTATTTCTTAAACCGGGTGCCCGCTCCGTTCATTCTGTTGTACAAAAAAATAAAGCCGCTGCTGGCAAATTAA
- a CDS encoding ABC transporter permease, translated as MSGTATTNWDWEITPKTSFWAHSTQELWAYRHLLAGLVRRYFLLNYNQTVLGPLWILFQPVLTLATYVLVFNKLVGISTGALPPVVFYAAGIVLWNFFSDSFMGTSNTYRENIQLFSKVYFPRIIMPVSVVSTQFLRFLIQMGMLLAVILYYSLVTDYAFQWTWNLLLLPAAVALVGLLGLGLGLLFSVLTAKYRDITNLVSLGVRLLMFVTPVIYPLTVIPEKLRWVVQLNPLTPLFELFRLALLGQGLVTPMQLAYSLVLAVILLLGAVLFFQKQGDRLIDVV; from the coding sequence ATGTCAGGCACCGCTACAACCAATTGGGATTGGGAGATCACCCCTAAGACTTCTTTCTGGGCGCACAGCACCCAGGAGTTGTGGGCGTACCGGCATTTGCTGGCAGGGTTGGTACGGCGGTACTTTCTTCTCAACTATAACCAGACAGTGCTGGGGCCTCTTTGGATTCTGTTTCAGCCTGTTCTTACGCTGGCCACCTACGTGCTGGTGTTCAACAAACTGGTGGGCATCTCTACGGGCGCCTTGCCGCCGGTAGTCTTCTACGCCGCGGGCATTGTGCTCTGGAACTTCTTCAGCGACAGCTTTATGGGCACGTCTAACACCTACAGAGAGAATATTCAACTGTTCAGCAAGGTCTATTTTCCTAGAATCATCATGCCGGTTTCAGTGGTGAGCACCCAGTTTCTGCGTTTCCTGATTCAGATGGGCATGCTGCTGGCTGTCATATTGTATTATAGTCTGGTTACTGACTACGCTTTTCAATGGACCTGGAACCTGCTGCTTTTGCCTGCGGCCGTTGCCTTGGTGGGTTTGTTAGGGTTGGGGCTGGGGCTTTTGTTTTCTGTGCTCACGGCCAAGTACCGTGATATTACCAACCTTGTAAGTCTGGGCGTGCGGCTGCTCATGTTCGTGACCCCGGTTATTTATCCTTTGACCGTCATTCCAGAAAAATTACGCTGGGTGGTGCAGCTCAATCCGCTTACGCCGCTGTTTGAGTTGTTCCGGCTTGCCTTATTAGGCCAGGGATTGGTCACGCCCATGCAGTTGGCGTACAGCTTGGTGCTAGCGGTAATATTGTTGCTGGGGGCTGTTCTGTTCTTTCAAAAGCAAGGCGATAGATTGATTGATGTAGTGTAA
- a CDS encoding ABC transporter ATP-binding protein — translation MSETVIKVEHLYKLYRLGTIGTGTFRRDVQRWFSRSVLKKQDPFVPIESGKKTSHIENQSILALQDINFEVKHGEAIGIIGSNGSGKSTLLKIISRIVKPTEGTVRGRGKVSSLLEVGTGFHQDLTGRENIYISGYLLGMSKAEIKAKFDEMVAFSGVEEFIDTPVKRYSSGMYVRLAFSVAAHLEPDILIVDEVLAVGDADFQKKCLGKMREVSQAQGRTILFVSHSMQAIKNLCDKALWLNKGELQAFGGVNTVVNQYLNHAQHHKFKQTWASPTVAPGNDWLRIKSVELVPQLENPDDPLDIRVPLTVQCQFWCLKQDIQLSVGLLLFTTGGECIFDVPSDPVSSQVGVMEAECTIPGNFLNDGSYYISLNFVKDTSVGLFDFDECLAFDLEDYRGDILWYGKWWGAVRPKLPFEVKCAEPVLEESTLRL, via the coding sequence ATGTCTGAGACCGTCATCAAGGTAGAGCATCTTTATAAATTGTACCGTTTGGGTACCATTGGCACCGGTACGTTTCGGCGGGATGTGCAGCGGTGGTTCTCCCGTTCCGTTCTTAAAAAGCAAGACCCCTTCGTGCCAATAGAATCTGGTAAAAAAACGAGTCACATAGAAAATCAGTCCATCCTGGCCCTGCAGGACATCAACTTTGAGGTTAAGCACGGCGAGGCCATTGGCATCATTGGCAGTAACGGCTCCGGCAAGTCCACGCTGCTCAAAATCATCTCCAGAATTGTGAAGCCCACAGAAGGCACCGTGCGCGGAAGGGGCAAGGTAAGCAGTCTCTTGGAAGTGGGCACGGGCTTTCACCAAGACTTAACCGGCCGGGAGAACATTTACATCAGCGGGTACCTGCTGGGCATGAGCAAAGCCGAAATAAAGGCCAAGTTTGATGAGATGGTGGCCTTTTCTGGGGTGGAGGAGTTTATTGATACGCCCGTGAAGCGCTATTCTTCTGGCATGTACGTGCGGCTGGCCTTTTCCGTGGCCGCGCACCTGGAACCCGATATTTTGATTGTGGACGAGGTGCTGGCCGTAGGCGATGCAGATTTCCAGAAGAAGTGCTTGGGCAAGATGCGCGAAGTGTCACAGGCGCAGGGACGCACCATTTTGTTTGTGAGCCACAGCATGCAAGCCATCAAGAACCTCTGCGACAAAGCCCTCTGGCTGAACAAGGGAGAGTTACAGGCTTTTGGCGGAGTAAATACGGTGGTCAACCAATATCTCAATCATGCCCAGCACCACAAATTCAAGCAAACCTGGGCTTCGCCTACAGTGGCTCCCGGCAATGACTGGCTCAGGATAAAATCAGTGGAACTGGTGCCGCAGCTAGAAAACCCAGATGACCCTTTGGACATACGCGTGCCGCTCACGGTCCAGTGCCAGTTCTGGTGCTTAAAACAGGATATACAGCTGAGCGTGGGGCTTTTGCTTTTCACCACTGGCGGCGAATGCATTTTTGACGTGCCCTCAGATCCCGTTTCCAGCCAGGTGGGCGTGATGGAAGCAGAGTGCACCATTCCGGGTAATTTCCTCAATGACGGCTCTTATTACATCTCACTCAATTTCGTGAAGGACACGTCGGTGGGCTTGTTTGACTTTGACGAGTGCCTGGCCTTTGACCTGGAAGACTATAGAGGGGACATACTATGGTATGGCAAATGGTGGGGAGCGGTACGTCCAAAGCTTCCTTTTGAGGTGAAATGTGCAGAGCCGGTTCTGGAAGAATCAACCCTAAGATTATGA
- a CDS encoding glycosyltransferase family 2 protein produces MKASTSYHIHHLNLSHGLPLPDLLDMEQGQYLVFWWKSLALGHVFLESRSGLTLAQLLLKVSAALKPAVEMYVAQSGLPKTSWRLWMEQGKQEKWLPYFQDVFQEAIPQEVPATVPISVVICTCNRAPQLQQCLDRLLQLTCLPEEIIVVDNAPKDNASQEVVEQYPSVRYVRESRMGLDVARNTGARQASLPVVAYVDDDVTVHPVWAYYVWESFQNPDVAALTGLVLASHLKSEAQCIFEKHWSFNRGFVEKVYDTYYFKSTLPKGPPVWEIGAGANMAFRREVFQEVGYFDELLDAGAAGCNGDSEMWYRLLAKGFTILYNPKAIVFHEHRENVQELKRQIFFYMRGHAVAALKQHRYHKAGYPQYLTKLLLVSYSRLAIRGFPHYSFQYQTLWAQVTGLLSGLAFYLKHTRHWNQKP; encoded by the coding sequence ATGAAAGCCTCCACCTCGTACCATATCCACCACCTGAACCTGAGCCACGGCCTACCGCTGCCAGACCTCTTAGACATGGAGCAGGGCCAATACCTGGTGTTCTGGTGGAAATCATTGGCCCTTGGCCACGTTTTCCTGGAGTCGCGGTCAGGACTTACTCTGGCGCAGCTGCTATTAAAAGTTAGTGCCGCGCTTAAGCCGGCCGTAGAGATGTACGTAGCGCAAAGTGGTCTGCCTAAAACGTCCTGGCGGCTATGGATGGAGCAGGGGAAACAGGAAAAGTGGCTGCCTTACTTTCAGGACGTCTTTCAGGAAGCCATTCCGCAGGAGGTTCCTGCCACGGTCCCTATTTCTGTGGTAATCTGCACTTGTAACCGGGCACCGCAGCTACAGCAATGCCTGGACCGCCTGCTGCAACTTACCTGCCTTCCAGAGGAAATTATTGTAGTAGACAACGCGCCCAAAGACAACGCCAGCCAAGAGGTGGTGGAACAGTACCCTTCGGTGCGCTATGTACGGGAGAGCAGAATGGGGCTGGACGTGGCCAGAAACACCGGTGCCCGGCAAGCCAGTCTGCCAGTGGTCGCTTATGTAGACGATGACGTGACCGTGCACCCGGTGTGGGCGTATTATGTATGGGAGTCCTTCCAAAACCCAGACGTGGCTGCCCTAACGGGCCTGGTGCTGGCCTCGCACCTTAAGTCTGAGGCTCAGTGCATTTTTGAGAAGCACTGGAGTTTTAATCGGGGATTTGTGGAGAAAGTCTATGACACCTACTATTTCAAATCTACCCTGCCCAAGGGGCCGCCAGTCTGGGAGATAGGCGCGGGCGCCAACATGGCCTTTAGAAGAGAAGTGTTTCAGGAGGTGGGCTATTTTGACGAGCTGTTGGATGCGGGAGCGGCTGGCTGTAACGGCGACTCTGAGATGTGGTACCGCCTGCTGGCCAAAGGTTTTACCATTCTGTACAACCCCAAAGCCATCGTCTTTCATGAGCACCGCGAGAACGTGCAAGAATTGAAAAGGCAGATTTTCTTTTACATGCGCGGCCATGCGGTGGCAGCCCTCAAGCAGCACCGATACCACAAGGCAGGCTATCCCCAGTACTTAACCAAACTCTTGCTGGTGTCTTACAGCCGGCTGGCGATACGCGGCTTCCCTCATTATTCCTTCCAGTACCAGACCTTGTGGGCGCAAGTAACGGGCTTGCTCTCCGGATTGGCTTTTTACCTAAAACACACCAGACACTGGAACCAAAAACCTTGA